From the genome of Geminocystis herdmanii PCC 6308, one region includes:
- a CDS encoding metallophosphoesterase family protein has product MSNKRLVIGDVHGHYTALSELLENIAPCQEDEIYFLGDLIDRGSQSAKVVDLVIKNDYKCILGNHEVMLLDAIGGQQINQQVFHGWLQNGGNTTIASYDNKMPPPEHLEWFKNLPLYFDLGDYWLVHAGVDPRLPLEQQSSEQFCWIRQLFHDTIEPYFKDKTIIIGHTITFTFQGVKSGQLAGGEGWIGIDTGVYHPEHGWLTALDLNESMVYQVNSHGKNFRKIPLDKSVTKINTRKLFSRRQKALF; this is encoded by the coding sequence ATGAGTAACAAAAGATTGGTAATTGGAGATGTTCACGGTCATTATACTGCCTTATCGGAATTACTGGAAAATATAGCCCCCTGTCAGGAGGATGAAATTTATTTTCTGGGAGATTTGATCGATCGTGGTTCTCAAAGTGCTAAAGTAGTTGATCTTGTGATCAAAAATGATTATAAGTGCATCTTGGGCAACCATGAAGTGATGTTACTAGATGCCATAGGAGGACAACAGATTAATCAACAAGTATTTCACGGATGGTTACAAAACGGAGGAAATACCACTATTGCTAGTTATGATAATAAAATGCCACCTCCGGAGCATCTTGAATGGTTTAAAAACTTACCTTTATACTTTGACTTGGGGGATTATTGGTTAGTTCATGCAGGAGTTGATCCTCGTCTTCCCCTTGAGCAACAATCTTCTGAACAATTTTGTTGGATTCGTCAATTATTCCATGATACTATTGAGCCTTATTTTAAAGATAAAACCATTATTATTGGTCACACCATAACCTTTACTTTTCAAGGGGTAAAATCGGGACAATTAGCAGGGGGAGAAGGCTGGATTGGTATTGACACAGGAGTTTATCACCCCGAACATGGATGGTTAACTGCTTTAGACTTAAACGAATCAATGGTTTATCAAGTTAATAGCCATGGCAAAAATTTCCGTAAAATTCCCCTTGATAAAAGTGTGACTAAAATCAATACTCGTAAACTCTTTTCCCGTCGTCAGAAAGCCTTATTTTAA
- a CDS encoding CsgG/HfaB family protein, with protein sequence MKILNFSRRFSRNAIISLATLTLGFSIGNISVLAQDKPSISVPDFKNETNWWWWKSGTSRQLADALSNELNSTGSFTVVERQKLDAVLSEQELAELGLVKKETAAQKGELTGARYVILGKVTSYEEGVAQESSGNRFGVNLGIVNFGNSGRKSKQEAYVAIDLRVVDTTTGEVVYSRTVEGRAVDEAESTSNNVGFLGGLINTGNDNQKVEKAPVGKALRAGIIEITNYLSCVMVEKDNCLSEYKAKEDKRRQNTLDSLQLE encoded by the coding sequence ATGAAAATCCTCAACTTTTCTCGCCGTTTTAGTCGTAACGCCATAATCAGTTTAGCAACCCTAACCCTAGGGTTTTCGATCGGAAATATATCCGTATTAGCACAAGATAAACCCTCTATTTCTGTACCTGATTTTAAAAATGAAACTAATTGGTGGTGGTGGAAATCGGGTACATCTCGACAACTAGCCGATGCCTTGAGTAATGAATTAAACTCAACAGGTAGTTTTACCGTAGTAGAAAGACAGAAACTAGATGCGGTACTCTCTGAACAAGAATTAGCCGAATTAGGCTTAGTGAAAAAAGAAACCGCAGCCCAAAAAGGAGAATTAACTGGTGCAAGATATGTTATATTAGGAAAAGTAACATCCTATGAAGAAGGAGTTGCCCAAGAATCTAGCGGTAATCGTTTTGGGGTTAACTTAGGCATTGTCAATTTTGGCAATAGTGGACGCAAAAGCAAACAAGAAGCCTACGTTGCCATTGATTTACGAGTGGTGGACACAACTACAGGAGAAGTCGTTTATTCCCGTACCGTAGAAGGACGTGCCGTGGATGAAGCTGAAAGCACTTCTAATAATGTCGGTTTTTTAGGTGGGCTTATTAACACTGGTAATGATAATCAAAAAGTGGAAAAAGCTCCAGTCGGCAAGGCATTAAGAGCAGGAATTATTGAGATTACCAACTATTTAAGTTGTGTGATGGTAGAAAAAGATAACTGTCTTTCGGAATATAAAGCCAAAGAAGATAAGCGTCGTCAAAATACCCTTGATTCTTTACAATTAGAATAA
- a CDS encoding DUF4276 family protein, which yields MNLEFLVEEASLKEALQNLLPKILPSEIAFNIHDFRGKEDLLKKLPNRLKGYKAWIPNDYKIIVMIDEDREDCLKLKQKLEDIAKQSGFITKSSKTNNQDFQVLNRIVVEELEAWFFGDINAIHQAYPRVSKNIANQQSYRNPDNIKGGTWEALEKILNRAGYFKGGLQKLVCAREISGYMNPDENRSKSFQVFIQGLQDIIKT from the coding sequence GTGAATTTGGAATTTTTAGTCGAGGAAGCATCTTTAAAAGAAGCGTTACAAAATTTATTACCAAAAATATTACCTTCTGAAATAGCTTTTAACATTCACGATTTTCGAGGGAAAGAAGATTTATTGAAAAAACTGCCTAATCGTTTAAAAGGTTATAAGGCTTGGATTCCTAATGATTATAAAATTATTGTGATGATTGATGAAGATAGAGAAGATTGTCTTAAATTAAAACAAAAATTAGAAGATATTGCGAAACAAAGTGGTTTTATTACTAAAAGTTCAAAAACAAATAATCAAGATTTTCAAGTTCTTAATCGTATTGTTGTAGAAGAATTAGAAGCATGGTTTTTTGGTGATATAAATGCTATTCATCAAGCCTATCCAAGGGTATCTAAAAATATAGCCAATCAGCAATCCTATCGAAATCCTGATAACATAAAAGGAGGAACTTGGGAAGCATTAGAAAAAATTTTAAATAGAGCTGGTTATTTTAAAGGTGGATTACAAAAATTAGTCTGTGCTAGAGAAATTTCTGGGTATATGAATCCTGACGAAAATCGCTCAAAAAGTTTTCAAGTTTTCATTCAAGGTTTACAAGACATAATAAAAACTTAG
- a CDS encoding AAA family ATPase, whose product MQQNIPRIESLKVQNYRALHNLELKEITPLTVFLGPNGSGKSTIFDVFAFLSECFTESLRTAWDRRGRFRELRTRGSEGYIVIEIKYREEYHPRKSPIITYHLAIAQENNRPFVAEEWLQWTRGRGGKPFRFLDFKKGEGQVISGDTPDAENERISEKLESPEFLAVNTLGQFSKHPRVSALRKFITSWYLSYISADNTRTRPEAGAQERLTPTGDNLPNVIQYLKEEHPERLDEILKILSLRIPRLEKVEASIMPDNYLLLQIKDAPFAQPILSKFASDGTLKMLAYLTVLYDPQPPQLVGIEEPENHLHPRLLPELAEECRSASSNTQLMVTTHSPFFVDSLKPEELWVLYRDEKGFTQAKRTADMKGVKEFIEHGALLGSLWMEDYFDVGNPLKNSGLGR is encoded by the coding sequence ATGCAACAAAATATTCCTAGAATAGAATCTCTAAAAGTCCAAAATTATCGGGCTTTACATAATCTTGAATTAAAAGAGATTACTCCTTTAACAGTATTTTTGGGACCCAATGGCAGTGGAAAATCTACCATATTTGATGTTTTTGCTTTTTTATCAGAATGTTTTACAGAAAGTTTAAGAACGGCATGGGATAGACGGGGAAGATTTCGAGAATTGCGTACTAGGGGGAGTGAAGGGTATATTGTGATAGAAATAAAATATAGAGAAGAATATCATCCCAGAAAATCGCCCATCATCACATATCATTTGGCGATCGCACAAGAAAATAATCGTCCTTTTGTAGCTGAAGAATGGTTACAGTGGACAAGAGGACGTGGTGGTAAACCTTTTCGCTTTTTAGACTTTAAAAAAGGAGAAGGGCAAGTTATTAGTGGTGATACTCCCGATGCTGAAAATGAACGTATTTCAGAAAAGTTAGAATCCCCAGAATTTTTAGCTGTGAATACTTTAGGGCAGTTTTCTAAGCATCCAAGGGTTAGCGCTTTAAGGAAATTTATTACCAGTTGGTATTTATCTTATATTAGTGCTGATAATACCCGAACTCGTCCTGAAGCGGGTGCGCAAGAAAGATTAACTCCTACTGGAGATAATTTACCTAATGTCATTCAATATCTAAAAGAAGAACACCCAGAAAGATTAGATGAAATATTAAAAATTCTGTCCCTTCGTATTCCTCGTCTGGAAAAAGTGGAAGCATCAATTATGCCTGATAATTACCTTTTATTACAAATAAAAGATGCTCCTTTTGCTCAACCGATACTCTCAAAATTTGCCTCTGATGGAACATTAAAAATGTTAGCTTATTTAACTGTATTATATGATCCTCAACCGCCTCAATTAGTAGGCATAGAAGAACCAGAAAATCATTTACATCCTCGCTTATTGCCTGAATTAGCAGAAGAATGTCGTAGTGCATCTAGTAACACTCAATTAATGGTGACAACTCATTCTCCTTTCTTTGTAGATTCTTTAAAACCTGAAGAGTTGTGGGTTTTATACCGAGATGAAAAAGGTTTTACCCAAGCAAAAAGAACGGCAGATATGAAGGGAGTAAAAGAATTTATTGAACATGGTGCATTATTAGGCTCTTTATGGATGGAAGATTATTTTGATGTAGGAAATCCTTTAAAAAATTCTGGTTTAGGAAGATAA
- a CDS encoding DNA adenine methylase, with translation MTEKIIIPPIKCQGIKTKLVLWIKAIIPDNFNGYWIEPFMGSGVVAFNIMPKKAILADSNPHLINFYKAIQEEKINASIVKIFLENEGKILEKTQGEYYYTVRQRFNEKLNPLDFLFLNRACFNGMIRFNNKGYFNVPFCKKPQRFSKAYITKICNQVQALFSLLKMGNYEFICQDFSDTIAMAKDKDLIYCDPPYIDRYNDYYNGWQEKDEYKLSELLKSVKTNFIMSTWHSNHYRENNYLSLIWSDYYCLTRQHFYHLGGKEINRNPMLEALITNFQTNYIEIHSSKSEQLSIF, from the coding sequence ATGACAGAAAAAATAATTATACCGCCGATTAAATGTCAGGGCATAAAAACAAAATTAGTATTATGGATTAAAGCAATTATTCCTGATAATTTTAATGGATATTGGATTGAACCGTTTATGGGTTCTGGCGTTGTTGCTTTTAATATTATGCCAAAAAAAGCTATTTTAGCTGATAGTAATCCTCATTTAATTAATTTTTATAAAGCAATACAAGAAGAAAAAATAAATGCTAGTATAGTTAAAATATTTTTAGAAAATGAAGGAAAAATCTTAGAAAAAACTCAAGGAGAATATTATTACACTGTCAGACAAAGATTTAATGAAAAATTAAATCCTCTTGATTTTTTATTTTTAAATAGGGCGTGTTTTAATGGGATGATAAGATTTAATAATAAAGGTTATTTTAATGTTCCATTTTGTAAAAAACCTCAGCGTTTTTCTAAGGCTTATATCACAAAAATATGTAATCAAGTTCAAGCTCTTTTTTCTCTCTTAAAAATGGGAAATTATGAATTTATTTGTCAGGATTTTTCTGATACTATAGCGATGGCAAAAGATAAAGATTTAATTTATTGTGATCCTCCCTATATAGATAGATATAATGATTATTATAATGGTTGGCAAGAGAAAGACGAATATAAATTAAGTGAACTTTTAAAGTCTGTAAAAACGAATTTTATTATGTCCACATGGCACAGTAATCATTATCGAGAAAATAACTATCTTAGTTTAATTTGGTCTGATTATTACTGTTTAACTCGTCAACATTTTTATCATCTAGGTGGTAAAGAAATTAATCGTAATCCGATGCTTGAAGCCTTAATAACTAATTTTCAAACCAATTATATAGAAATTCATTCTTCTAAATCTGAACAATTATCGATATTTTAA
- a CDS encoding type II restriction endonuclease — protein sequence MKKQNKLTPKDKFFQGIRNLADTLNEYTMTENDQWTIKGFIDAFQNIYTISSDTKIISKILEIHLFPKILAFAQENNYKIVLAEHQNYYPDISFIANQDSSIKFALDFKTTYRNLDKNWLCNGFTLGSHGQYFQERNSTKNIQFPYSSYSGHFCLGIIYDRVENATIDETKIYNINELKLINSVISNLQFFVAEKWRIASDKRGSGNTANIGSIQRIEDILQGNGMFSRLGEEWFDDYWMNFGKITIKDSQGETKKITNLEDFVKYRQGDTSLIVKRDNKKL from the coding sequence TTGAAAAAACAAAATAAATTAACACCAAAAGATAAATTTTTTCAAGGTATTAGAAATCTAGCAGATACTTTAAATGAATATACAATGACAGAAAATGATCAATGGACAATTAAAGGTTTTATTGATGCTTTTCAGAATATTTATACTATATCATCAGATACTAAAATTATTTCTAAAATATTAGAAATTCATCTTTTTCCTAAAATTTTAGCTTTTGCCCAAGAAAATAATTATAAAATTGTCTTAGCTGAACATCAAAATTATTATCCAGATATATCATTTATTGCGAATCAAGATTCATCAATAAAATTTGCTCTTGATTTTAAAACAACTTATCGTAATCTTGATAAAAATTGGCTATGTAATGGTTTTACTTTAGGTTCTCATGGTCAATATTTTCAAGAAAGAAATAGTACTAAAAATATACAATTTCCTTATAGTTCGTATTCAGGACATTTTTGTTTAGGAATTATTTATGATCGAGTAGAAAATGCCACTATTGATGAGACAAAAATTTATAATATTAATGAACTTAAATTAATTAACTCTGTTATTTCTAATCTTCAATTTTTTGTTGCTGAAAAGTGGCGTATTGCATCAGATAAAAGAGGTTCAGGAAATACGGCAAATATAGGAAGTATTCAACGTATTGAAGATATTTTACAAGGTAATGGAATGTTTAGTCGTTTAGGAGAAGAATGGTTCGATGATTATTGGATGAATTTTGGTAAAATTACGATCAAAGATTCTCAAGGTGAAACAAAAAAAATCACAAATTTAGAAGATTTTGTCAAATATCGTCAAGGAGATACTTCATTAATTGTTAAAAGAGATAATAAAAAGTTATGA
- a CDS encoding DUF5615 family PIN-like protein: protein MKLLLDQDVYAITANFLRHIGHDVLLVAEIGLSQAPDEEILSTAQQQGRILITRDRDYGNLVFVQARGFGVIYLRILSTTVKAVHNELQKVLENYSEVDLINAFVVIEPNGHRFRKPLPNFP from the coding sequence ATGAAATTGTTACTAGACCAAGATGTATATGCGATTACGGCAAATTTTTTAAGACACATTGGGCATGATGTGCTACTTGTAGCCGAGATAGGACTTTCACAAGCACCTGATGAAGAAATACTTAGCACAGCACAACAACAAGGACGAATTCTGATTACTAGAGATAGAGACTATGGAAATCTGGTTTTTGTTCAGGCAAGAGGCTTTGGAGTTATATATCTTAGAATTTTATCGACTACCGTAAAAGCAGTGCATAATGAGTTACAGAAAGTTTTAGAAAATTACTCGGAAGTAGATTTAATCAACGCATTTGTAGTTATCGAACCAAATGGACATAGATTTAGAAAACCACTTCCAAACTTTCCCTAA
- a CDS encoding DUF433 domain-containing protein encodes MDRITVNSQIHFGKPCIAGTRVTVQSILELLNDGLSFDSIIQDYYPDLQVEDIRACLKYAIALVAAEDIDLVLA; translated from the coding sequence ATGGACAGAATAACTGTTAACTCTCAAATTCATTTCGGTAAACCTTGTATCGCAGGTACACGCGTTACTGTACAAAGCATTCTCGAATTACTTAATGATGGACTTTCTTTTGATTCGATTATTCAGGATTATTACCCTGATTTACAAGTTGAGGATATTCGTGCTTGTCTCAAATATGCCATCGCCTTGGTAGCGGCGGAGGATATTGATTTAGTATTAGCTTAA